One window from the genome of Hyphomicrobiales bacterium encodes:
- a CDS encoding TrpB-like pyridoxal phosphate-dependent enzyme, with translation MNDTVKYLLPEDRIPRAWYNIMADLPEPPPPVLHPGTGKPVGPDDLAPLFPMQLIMQEVSAEPEIEIPGPVREVLKLWRPSPLIRARRLEKALDTPAKIYFKYEGVSPTGSHKPNTAVAQAYYNKEAGVAKLSTETGAGQWGSSLAFAGHLFGLEVKVYMVRVSYEQKPYRRALMEAYGATCIPSPSEETASGRAILAEHPDSPGSLGIAISEAVEVAAQNDDTKYSLGSVLNHVLLHQTVIGIEALEQMEMAGDWPDIVIGCAGGGSNFSGLSLPFVGKKIREKLDTRIIAAEPAACPTLTRGTYAYDFGDTAHLTPLVKMHTLGSTFIPPGFHAGGLRYHGMSPIVSHLLQLGLIEAKAVRQIPCFEAGVTFARTEGIIPAPESTHAVRVAMDEALACKKTGKSRTILFNLSGHGHFDMQAYADYFAGVLEDRDYDEASLAAALAALPKVAAAE, from the coding sequence ATGAACGACACCGTCAAATATCTGTTGCCGGAAGACCGCATTCCGCGGGCCTGGTACAACATCATGGCGGACCTGCCCGAGCCGCCGCCGCCGGTGCTGCACCCGGGCACCGGAAAGCCCGTCGGCCCCGACGATCTGGCGCCACTGTTCCCCATGCAGCTGATCATGCAGGAGGTCTCCGCCGAGCCCGAGATCGAAATCCCTGGCCCGGTGCGCGAGGTCTTGAAGCTGTGGCGACCGTCTCCCCTGATCCGCGCCCGCAGACTGGAAAAGGCCCTCGATACGCCGGCCAAGATCTACTTCAAATATGAGGGGGTCAGCCCGACCGGCAGCCACAAGCCGAACACCGCCGTGGCCCAGGCCTACTACAACAAGGAGGCCGGCGTCGCCAAGCTCTCGACCGAGACCGGCGCCGGCCAGTGGGGCTCCTCGCTCGCCTTCGCGGGCCACCTGTTCGGCCTTGAGGTCAAGGTCTACATGGTCCGCGTCAGCTACGAGCAGAAGCCCTATCGCCGCGCCCTGATGGAGGCCTATGGCGCGACCTGCATCCCGAGCCCGAGCGAGGAGACCGCGTCCGGCCGCGCCATCCTCGCCGAACACCCGGATTCCCCCGGCAGCCTTGGCATCGCCATTTCCGAAGCCGTCGAGGTGGCGGCGCAGAACGACGACACCAAATATTCGCTCGGCAGCGTGCTCAACCACGTGCTGTTGCACCAGACGGTGATCGGCATCGAGGCGCTGGAGCAGATGGAAATGGCCGGTGACTGGCCGGACATCGTCATCGGCTGCGCCGGCGGCGGCTCGAACTTCTCCGGCCTCAGCCTGCCGTTCGTCGGCAAGAAGATCCGCGAGAAATTGGACACGCGGATCATCGCCGCCGAGCCCGCCGCCTGCCCGACGCTGACGCGGGGCACCTACGCTTACGATTTCGGCGACACGGCGCATCTCACCCCGCTGGTGAAGATGCACACGCTGGGCTCGACCTTCATCCCGCCTGGCTTCCACGCCGGCGGCCTGCGCTATCACGGCATGTCGCCGATCGTCAGCCACCTGCTGCAGCTCGGCCTGATCGAGGCCAAGGCGGTGCGCCAGATCCCGTGCTTCGAGGCCGGCGTCACCTTCGCCCGCACCGAGGGCATCATCCCGGCGCCGGAATCGACCCACGCGGTGCGCGTCGCCATGGACGAGGCGCTGGCCTGCAAGAAGACGGGAAAAAGCCGCACGATCCTGTTCAACCTCTCCGGCCACGGCCATTTCGACATGCAGGCCTATGCCGACTATTTTGCCGGCGTTCTGGAAGACCGCGACTATGACGAGGCATCGCTGGCCGCCGCGCTGGCGGCCCTGCCTAAGGTCGCCGCCGCGGAGTAA
- a CDS encoding SH3 domain-containing protein, with the protein MSPPAMMIIAAFIAGLMLPASADAASMRVTTGLNLRTGPGASYARITVIPGGGWVDLIGRSGNWCDVSWAGYRGWVACRYLAGGYYYPDRSPRVFFDFFLGPWIFDHDRDRHYRPHYRVPPRRDYRRDRAPEFPWPFRGPGGHDYDR; encoded by the coding sequence ATGTCCCCTCCCGCTATGATGATCATTGCGGCGTTCATCGCCGGGCTGATGCTGCCGGCGAGCGCAGACGCGGCGAGCATGCGCGTCACGACAGGTCTCAATCTACGCACCGGCCCCGGCGCCAGCTACGCACGCATCACGGTCATTCCCGGCGGCGGCTGGGTCGATCTCATCGGCCGTTCGGGCAACTGGTGCGACGTCAGCTGGGCCGGCTATCGGGGCTGGGTCGCCTGCCGCTATCTGGCCGGCGGCTATTATTATCCCGACCGCAGCCCCCGCGTCTTTTTCGACTTCTTCCTGGGGCCGTGGATTTTCGATCATGACCGGGACCGGCACTATCGCCCGCATTACAGGGTGCCGCCGCGCCGGGATTATCGCCGCGACCGAGCGCCGGAGTTTCCTTGGCCTTTTCGCGGTCCCGGCGGTCACGACTATGACCGCTGA
- a CDS encoding SH3 domain-containing protein produces MSVRLMVAVAALIAGLMLPARAEAESLRVTAGLNLRTGPGVGYAPIMVIPGGGWVELIGYSGGWCEVEWAGYRGWVFCRYLAGVEPPGYYYPEPAAPELYFDFSFGRFAFDNEREPRRAPRKPRRPSEHRFNHDGGHDRGSDKASDWQHQSGGGEERWTSDDGLGDWHER; encoded by the coding sequence ATGTCCGTTCGTCTGATGGTTGCCGTCGCCGCGCTGATCGCCGGGCTGATGCTGCCGGCGCGCGCGGAAGCGGAAAGCTTGCGTGTTACCGCAGGTCTCAATCTGCGCACCGGCCCGGGCGTCGGCTACGCACCGATTATGGTGATTCCCGGCGGCGGCTGGGTCGAGCTCATCGGCTATTCGGGCGGCTGGTGCGAGGTCGAATGGGCCGGCTATCGCGGCTGGGTCTTCTGCCGTTACCTCGCCGGCGTCGAACCGCCCGGCTACTATTATCCGGAGCCTGCTGCACCCGAGCTCTATTTCGACTTTTCCTTTGGCCGGTTCGCGTTCGACAACGAGCGGGAGCCGCGCCGCGCTCCCCGCAAGCCGCGGCGGCCCTCCGAGCATCGCTTCAACCATGACGGAGGACACGACCGGGGTTCCGACAAGGCTTCCGACTGGCAGCACCAATCTGGCGGTGGCGAGGAACGCTGGACGTCCGACGACGGACTCGGCGATTGGCACGAGCGCTGA